The following nucleotide sequence is from Streptomyces bathyalis.
TTGAGTTCTCCCGCGTAGAGGTCGGGCAGCTGGGCGAGGGTGGTGAAGGAGGCCAGATACGCGCCGGGCGTTCCGTTCTGCAGGATCACGGTGAAGAAGTAGCCGCCGGCCACGCCGACGACCGAGACGAGGCCGTTGAGCAGCACCGCGACGAGCATCGAGGCCAGCACCCGGGGGACGACGAGGCGGTGGATCGGGTCGATGCCGAGCACCTCCATGGCGTCGATCTCCTCGCGGATCTTGCGCGCGCCGAGGTCCGCGCAGATCGCCGTGCCACCGGCCCCGGCGATGAGCAACGCCGTCACGATCGGCGAGGCCTCTCTCAGAACTGCCAGGACCGAGGCGGCTCCTGAGAACGACTGCGCGCCCAGTTGCCGGGTGAGGCTGCCGATCTGCAGCGCGATGACGGCGCCGAAGGGAATGGAGACGAGCGCGGTCGGCAGGATCGTGACGCTGGCGATGAACCACGCCTGCTGGATGAACTCCCTTGCCTGGAACGGCCGTCGGGGCAGGGCGCGCAGCACGTCGAGGGCCATCGCGAAGAGGCTGCCGGAGTGTCTGAGCGCACCGGTGGGTGACAGGCTCATGTGCCGGTCACCGCCTCCCGGGACGAGGCTCCCTCGCGGGCGGCGATCAGCTTCCAGCGCAGCGGGCGCTCGATACCGGGACTGGGCAGCAGCCGCGGTGTGACGCCGAGGCCTGTCGCGCCCTTGCCGCCCGCCGGGCCGCGGTGGTCGCCGGCGTCGAGCTCTGCCAGTTCCTGCTCGACCTGGGCGGCGTCCTTCTCCTCCGCCATGCCGATCGGTCCCTGCATGCGGCCGTTGAGGAACTGCCGTACGACCGGCTCGTCGCTGGCGAGCAGGTCTTCGCGCGGGCCGAACATCACCAGCTCGCGGCGGAAGAGCAGGCCGATGTTGTCCGGCACCAGCCTGGCCGAGGCGATGTCGTGGGTGACGATCAGGAAGGTCGCGTCGATCTGCGCGTTCAGATCGACGATCAACTGGTTGAGGTAGGCCACTCGCACGGGGTCGAGGCCCGAGTCCGGCTCGTCGAAGAGAATGATCTCCGGATCGAGTACCAGTGCCCGTGCGAGCCCGGCTCTCTTACGCATACCCCCGGATATCTCTCCGGGCAGTTTCTCCTCGGCTCCGACCAGGCCGACCATGTCCATCTTCTCGAGCACGATCTGCTTGATCTCGCTCTCTCGCTTGCGGGTGTGCTCACGCAGCGGGAAGGCGATGTTGTCGTAGAGATTCATCGAACCGAACAGCGCACCGTCCTGGAAGAGGACGCCGAAGAGCTTCCGCACTTCGTACAGGTCGCTTTCACGCAGACGCGTGATGTCCCGTCCGTCGATGAGGATCGAGCCCCGCTCCGGCTTCAGCAGTCCGACGAGCGTCTTGAGGAATACCGACTTGCCCGTGCCCGAAGGCCCGAGCATGACTGATATCTGTCTGGCGGGAAGCGTCAACGACACGTCCTGCCAGATGATCTGGTGACCGAAGGACTTCGTCAGTCCTTCCACGCAGATCTCGACACCCATGTAGATACCTTTCAGCCGTCAACATCAAGAACGGGGATTCGAGCCGTACGGGCACTGATAAGAGGCAAGGGAACAAGGGCCGGAGCCGGGCGAGCGGGAGAAGGAGGAATACCGGCTCACCCGGCTGCAGTTCACCGGGTTCCGGGCATGCGCCGCTGGAGGCGGCGCGGTCACTGACCGATGAAGGGTGGGCAGCGCTCCCGGACCGCCGCGTCAGCGGCAGCAGGAAAAGTCCGGTCAGCGCCCGAAATCGAGATACGGGGTGGCGTCTCTCCTTCCGATCTCACCCTGCGGTTCTCTCGACCGTGGAGCAGGTTCTTGTCTGCTCTACGGGGACGGGCGGCCGGTCCGTCGCTCAGAAACGAAGATTTTTTTCGCGCACGTTTCCCAGCCGTGTCCTCCGGGCGGGGAAAGGAACCGGATCAGTCCGGCGAATCCCCGATTTCAGAGGGCAGAACATCGCTGCCAGGAAGGCCGGTACGGGGAAGTTCCACGTTCGTCGGCACGGAGGTGCCGGAGGGCGTCGGCACGGCGTTCGGAACGGCCGGGACGCTCGGAAGTCTGACCTCGGAGGGCACGGACGGCAAGGACGGCGCCTTGGGAACAGCGGGGATTTCCCGGGCAGTTGGCAACTCCGGCAGCAGGGAAGTCACATCCGTGACCGCATTCCCGAGGCCCCCCGTCAGCGAGGTGGGGCCGGGGTCCGGCCGGACGGTCGAACGCGACGCGGGCGCGTGCTTCTCCTCGGCATGCTCGCGAGGCGGCTCGTCGGTCTTTTCCACTCCGGAGACCTCAGGGGCGCGCGGCCTGCCACCGTCGTGGGAATCGGGCATGGGGATCCCCAGCACGGCCAGCGTCACCGCCGTGGACGCGACCGCCGCCACCGCCGCCGGCGGGCCCAGGGTCTCCGGCCGGCCGCGCCACAGCCAGGCGGCAATGGCCAGCGTGCCGGCCAGCGAGTTGCGCATCGCCCGCCGGGCCCGCGCGAGCAGTGACTCGGCGGCCTCGTAGCTCAGCCCCATCTGCGTGGCCACGTCAGCGACG
It contains:
- a CDS encoding RNA polymerase sigma factor, with amino-acid sequence MARNTQQLHPGRSGGRHESADERWQRMWSHREQLLKVARRRSMSAEDAEDAVHEAMLRAVENPDIDDERLPAWLTTVTMRLCVDRYRQLHREAEVSSRSAMAVPAPVPVEEVVCDRAEAKWLAQRSESLPARQAEALQLKSQDLDVADVATQMGLSYEAAESLLARARRAMRNSLAGTLAIAAWLWRGRPETLGPPAAVAAVASTAVTLAVLGIPMPDSHDGGRPRAPEVSGVEKTDEPPREHAEEKHAPASRSTVRPDPGPTSLTGGLGNAVTDVTSLLPELPTAREIPAVPKAPSLPSVPSEVRLPSVPAVPNAVPTPSGTSVPTNVELPRTGLPGSDVLPSEIGDSPD
- a CDS encoding ABC transporter ATP-binding protein, with translation MGVEICVEGLTKSFGHQIIWQDVSLTLPARQISVMLGPSGTGKSVFLKTLVGLLKPERGSILIDGRDITRLRESDLYEVRKLFGVLFQDGALFGSMNLYDNIAFPLREHTRKRESEIKQIVLEKMDMVGLVGAEEKLPGEISGGMRKRAGLARALVLDPEIILFDEPDSGLDPVRVAYLNQLIVDLNAQIDATFLIVTHDIASARLVPDNIGLLFRRELVMFGPREDLLASDEPVVRQFLNGRMQGPIGMAEEKDAAQVEQELAELDAGDHRGPAGGKGATGLGVTPRLLPSPGIERPLRWKLIAAREGASSREAVTGT
- a CDS encoding MlaE family ABC transporter permease, which encodes MSLSPTGALRHSGSLFAMALDVLRALPRRPFQAREFIQQAWFIASVTILPTALVSIPFGAVIALQIGSLTRQLGAQSFSGAASVLAVLREASPIVTALLIAGAGGTAICADLGARKIREEIDAMEVLGIDPIHRLVVPRVLASMLVAVLLNGLVSVVGVAGGYFFTVILQNGTPGAYLASFTTLAQLPDLYAGELKALVFGAIAGIVASYKGLNAKGGPKGVGDAVNQSVVITFMLLFVVNFVMTAIYFQVVPQRG